From Coraliomargarita parva, one genomic window encodes:
- a CDS encoding Fpg/Nei family DNA glycosylase produces MLFMPELAEVEYYRRQWTVPDNCRVERVALHAAKRLFRDVDTDRLCSGLVGQTMTLSATHGKQMYFRFGDQYWIGVHLGMTGKLRMEGAGFLPGKHDHLVLYCEGGHTLVFSDPRMFGRVRFAVGNSEPDWIAGLPPEVLSEGFTYERMSEFLERRGKAPIKAVLLMQEMFPGIGNWMADEILWRARIAPGTRAGQIGSRYRRELYARIKEVCEDAMAVIAPDWATPPDRWLFNHRWQDGGTCPQTGALLVREEIGGRTTCWSPKWQRYRGRG; encoded by the coding sequence ATGCTGTTCATGCCAGAGCTAGCCGAAGTTGAATACTACCGAAGACAGTGGACCGTTCCCGACAACTGTCGCGTGGAGCGGGTCGCCCTGCATGCGGCCAAGCGCCTGTTCCGTGATGTGGATACGGATCGACTCTGTTCGGGTCTGGTCGGGCAGACGATGACGCTTTCCGCCACGCACGGGAAACAGATGTATTTCCGGTTTGGAGACCAATATTGGATTGGGGTCCATTTGGGAATGACCGGCAAGCTGCGGATGGAGGGGGCAGGCTTTCTCCCGGGGAAACATGATCACCTTGTGCTTTATTGTGAGGGCGGGCACACTCTGGTTTTCAGTGATCCACGGATGTTTGGCCGGGTGCGTTTTGCCGTTGGCAATTCGGAGCCGGACTGGATTGCCGGACTCCCTCCGGAAGTGCTGTCGGAGGGATTTACCTACGAGCGCATGTCGGAGTTTCTCGAGCGTCGCGGGAAGGCCCCGATTAAAGCGGTCCTACTGATGCAGGAAATGTTTCCCGGCATCGGCAACTGGATGGCGGACGAGATTCTCTGGCGTGCCCGAATCGCGCCGGGGACGCGTGCCGGGCAAATCGGCTCCCGGTATCGCAGGGAGCTTTACGCGCGCATCAAGGAAGTGTGTGAAGATGCGATGGCAGTCATCGCCCCGGACTGGGCGACACCTCCGGATCGCTGGCTATTCAATCACCGATGGCAGGATGGGGGCACCTGTCCACAAACCGGTGCCCTGCTGGTGCGCGAGGAGATCGGCGGGCGCACCACCTGCTGGTCACCAAAGTGGCAACGGTATCGGGGGCGTGGCTGA
- the hisF gene encoding imidazole glycerol phosphate synthase subunit HisF — MLSVRIIPCLDVHGGRVVKGVNFVNLIDAGDPVEQAKAYEKQGADELVFLDITASSDERAIMHDVVERTASECFMPLTVGGGLRNVDNIRDMLNAGADKVSLNTAAVVDPDLILKSSSKFGNQCIVVAIDAKRVGNEDRWEVYTHGGRRATGLDAIEWARKVVSLGAGEILLTSMDADGTKAGYDIGLTRAISDAVEVPVIASGGAGTLDHLADALDQGHASAVLAASIFHFGTYSIREAKEHLKARGLPVRL; from the coding sequence ATGTTATCCGTCCGGATTATTCCCTGCCTAGACGTCCACGGAGGCCGTGTCGTCAAGGGTGTCAATTTCGTCAACCTGATCGATGCCGGCGATCCGGTCGAGCAGGCCAAGGCCTACGAAAAGCAAGGCGCCGACGAACTCGTCTTTCTCGATATTACCGCGTCGTCCGACGAACGTGCCATTATGCACGACGTTGTCGAACGCACCGCCTCCGAGTGCTTCATGCCGCTGACTGTGGGCGGTGGCCTGCGCAACGTCGACAATATCCGCGACATGCTCAACGCGGGGGCCGATAAGGTCAGCCTCAACACCGCAGCAGTCGTGGACCCGGATCTCATCCTCAAGTCTTCCTCCAAGTTCGGCAACCAGTGTATCGTAGTGGCCATCGATGCCAAGCGGGTCGGCAATGAGGACCGCTGGGAAGTCTATACCCATGGTGGACGCCGTGCCACCGGGCTGGATGCGATCGAATGGGCGCGCAAGGTCGTCTCCTTGGGTGCCGGCGAAATCCTGCTCACCAGTATGGATGCCGACGGAACCAAGGCTGGCTACGATATCGGGCTGACTCGTGCCATCAGCGATGCCGTTGAAGTCCCGGTTATCGCATCCGGAGGGGCCGGCACACTCGACCACTTGGCGGACGCGCTCGACCAAGGACACGCCAGCGCCGTGCTCGCGGCCTCCATTTTCCACTTTGGAACCTACTCGATCCGCGAAGCGAAGGAGCACCTCAAAGCCCGGGGGCTGCCAGTCAGACTCTAA
- a CDS encoding GFA family protein encodes MKTIQGSCLCGGVVFQVAKAPLSYLYCHCRSCRKTTGSVHAANIAFAKDALEWVQGEDLVQRYVDQTENPGYSRWFCKNCGSFVPCLTRKQDFWVVPSGLLDEDPGIRPSAQIFWEEHVPWGAAVESLPKHDGGGPYRKNV; translated from the coding sequence ATGAAAACAATACAAGGTTCTTGTCTTTGTGGCGGGGTGGTGTTTCAGGTGGCGAAGGCCCCGCTCAGCTACCTGTATTGTCACTGCCGCTCATGCCGTAAAACGACCGGCTCGGTGCATGCGGCTAATATTGCTTTCGCAAAAGATGCCCTTGAATGGGTGCAGGGTGAGGATCTGGTTCAACGTTATGTGGATCAAACCGAAAATCCCGGCTACTCCAGATGGTTCTGCAAGAACTGCGGCTCTTTTGTGCCGTGCCTGACCCGCAAACAGGATTTTTGGGTGGTTCCGAGTGGCTTGTTGGATGAGGACCCTGGCATCCGTCCGAGCGCACAGATTTTCTGGGAGGAGCATGTTCCCTGGGGGGCCGCGGTCGAGTCGCTGCCCAAACATGATGGCGGTGGGCCCTACCGGAAGAATGTCTAG